ATATCTATATACGAACTTCATTCTAGACTTATGGAGAATGTTCCTTTACTTGTGTTTATGTCTAGCATGCATAGAGATCTATTGACATTACCTCTGTTCTTCCAGGCATAATAGGTTTTCCCGCAAACAATTCTGCAAGGATGCAACCGGCACTCCACAAATCAATAGCAGGTCCATACTCTGTAGCGCCAAGCAAAAGCTCAGGTGCCCGATACCACAAAGTCACAACTCGACTTGTCAATGGTTGATTTCGATTAGGGTCAAAGAATGTTGAAAGACCAAAGTCTCCAATCTTGAGAACTCCATCATTGTTTATCAAAAGATTTGAACCTTTAATGTCTCGGTGCAAGACACCACGACTATGGCAGTGATCAAGTCCACGAAGCAACTGTTGCATATAGCACTTGATCTGCAACACAAATTAGCATATCGAGTAATCCAAACTAACTTGTTGAGAGAAAAGGAGAGAGAACTTTCAGAGCTCCAGGATCATTTTACATAATTGCAATTCAGAAATTTTGTGGATGAAAGACAAATCCTGCCCACTATAGAGTCCTGtgtgcattaaataaaaattatgaaagttaAAACTTCAAAACCAGCAGAAAAGAAACTACCTGAGATTCATTGAATTTGATGCCTGGTGTCGTTGCAAGCCCGGCAAGGTCATGCTCCATGTACTCAAAGACTAGGTACAAGCTGTCTGACATCCTTGAAGTGACTATTCCCTCAAGCTTTATAACATTTAGATGATCCACTTTACGCAAAATGTAGATTTCTCTAGCCATAAAACGAACACTTTCTGGATCCATGTTGACAAACCGCACCTTCTTCAATGCAACAATTTTACCAGTTTCAAGATCACGGGCCTTGTATACACTGCTATAAGTTCCTTGCCCAATCTGCACATGTATCATACAACTTGGAAATTAGTACAGGAGAGCAGAACAATCCGTGCAAATTCATAACCAGCTTACACCAAGAAAGCAACCAGAAACCCATATGCACTCAAACATAAATGGTGTTCCCACAAATCACAACATTAACAAACCAACAAACTTCAGTTCAATAGTTTGCATTCGAAAGGGTTTAGTTTCATCATCATATCAATGTGTCACTACAATGGCAGCAACAACATTAGCTGGTATTATTTTATGCTTTATAATAAACTGATTTTCAGTCTGAGTTTCACTGATAATTAGAATAAAGAGATTTGATatcaacaaaaaagaaaagaagttcgAATTTTGTTCAACATATTCTGTAGCTATTAAGAAAACATGAGGAAGATACATTCTTTCTGATGCCCAAGTAAAGAAAAGTATTTTGAAAAGTTTCTATTACTAACGACAACTAGTAACACCATTCAACGTTGCAGGTTTGTTGTAAAGCaacaaatcatcaaaatcatagtaaaatttatcattacatAAGAATCAACAATTACAAGAATGTTAATCCACTTATCCAACCATAATGAAGATGATTAAAGAATTGAACTACTAACAAGCAATAACAAGAACTAACTTTTTCTATCTTCTCAAAGGAGTCTGCTTGTCGAGGCACCCACCCTTTTATAGCTTCACCTGCAACTGAAGCTAGCCATAATGGCCATCCAGCAGCAACTTGCTCTCCTTCAGCACCAAGAAGTGGCCTCAATATATGTGATCGTCCTCCAACGCCTGCAATGGAAGCTCCAGCATCCATTGTAGCACTTCTTTGATGATATGATCTCTTTGGCCTCTCTACAATCCAATCCTTCTTTTCTGCATCTTCCAAAAAAACACTTACAGAACTTGGATTAGCTCTAAGCGACGGCCTTGCTGATGCAAcccctcctcctcctcccccaccaccaccactctTAAAGGACGGCCGTGCTGATACATTTCCTCGTCTGCCTCCTCCCCCTACAGAATCCTCCCTCAATCTCCTCACTACAGAATCCTCTTTCGCAGCACTTTTTCTCGCTATGGACTCATCTTGCAATGAAGGGGCGGGTGCAATCAATTGAACAGAAGCAATTTTAAACTCTTTCTTTCTGTCATCCGCAGTTACATCATCCTCTGGAGCGGCCTCTTTTGAGCAAAGGCAGCCCATAATCTTTAACTTCTCCCCAAATTAGTGTGTTGCAAAGATATACAGGCCACCCTTTTGCAATAACTTTAACATTAAGCAAATGGGTGCCTTTGCATTTCAACAGAAATCCAAAATCTTCACTAATCTTCCAAATTTCAGTAACTAACACATTTCCTGTAAATTTCTCAATCTGGGTACTCTCACTTCGAACCAAATAACAATCGTATTACTTCCAAATCAAGAGACCAATCTCGTTACCTCATTGAATTAACGCACTAACATCATCAAAATGTCAAAACCTAGAAACCTCTTCAAATTCAAGTCTCAAAGTTCGAAACTTTCTTCAAAacaaaacacttaaaaaaaaatcacaaattaaagAAGGCTAAAAGGAGAAGTTATTCCTAACACAAAACCAGGCAATATCCAAACCAACCCACAAGTCCTAACACTGaacataaaccaaaaaaaaaaacaatatgctCTTCAATGCAGGGATTCTGACCGGCCTTTGTGGGTggctggtttttttttttttttaattcaatgaatcaaaatggggaaaataattatttttcttttgtggaGATTGacgattgaaagattgagagggTATGAAtggaaaaatcaataaaaaaaataaaaaaataaaaaacaaattaaaatttcaattttgatgaTGCAATATGAGTTGTGTCCAGTGTGTATCAAAGGGACGAAGAAGAGTGATTTGCGGAGCTACATCTCCGGAAATCCAATCATTTTCTGCTTTTCACAGCTTTTTTACATGTAATTGTAAACAACGTAacattctttttatttctatcagtcatgtttatttataataaatttaggcCAAAACCCAAGCTTATGAGTAATCCTAAAGTCATGCTATATgatttcaaaaaattcaaatactcatctattagtaaaattttattaaaaaactgaattaaaattaagaataaaatcattatttaacaaaaatatttaaaaaattaaaattttattatattttcttctctcaatttaaaaataataattttcttatatctaaagtttaaaaaataataatttcatttttagaattttgaaactatcttaaaaaatggtgaaatttatTATCTCCGACCATATTGACtcttttttataacttatatttttttgcttATTTGTTTATACTCTCTAATTAAAACtctctcaatttaaaaataataattttcttatatcttaagtttaaaaagtaacaattttacttttataattttgaaactatAATTAAAGACGGTGAAATTTGTCATATTCGACCATATTGACTCTCTTTTGTAACTtgtctttttttattgatttgtttataCCCTCtaattaaaatggttaatttcaatgaaaataatattttagattaaattatacTGTTTATATATcgatttatacaattttttaaattcttttcattattattattattataattaagtaattttagaATACattattagttattttatttaattaattttataatatttgtttgttaGTTGCGGGAGGAAAAGGCGATGACGATCTTAAGAGCAAACAAGGTAGACGTGCACAGCAATAAGTGGGTAGCAGGTGTGAGTAAGACTTTTAAGTAGTTCAGAAACTGACACGTGTCGGAATTCAACTAAAATAACTGAATGGCCTTCTTTTGCCGCCAAATTTAAAACCTGAACAAATCCAAAGCTTGATTGTGATTAGGGTTTTTTATTACAAAGTGATTTTTGTTAAGATACCAGAATTTTGGAGCATCTAATAAATTGGGTATGGAtttgttactttattttatttaggaaAAGTGATATCATGTTGTTGCCTTATTagaagttctttttttttataagggaaattaattaatttaaacaaaaattttcctgCCTATTCAGTATACATTTTTAggcaaaagattttgaattcaACTTTTTTGAGCAAACTAATGGTGGGTTACAACTTTTACCCATCCAATACCACAACCCAAAAGCGATTTCATATTTCACACCACACTCATTTATGCCACGCCAAAGCTGTTGATAACTGGAAAGAAGCATCTTGTTATTTTTTCTACTCGATTTCTTCATGACATTTTGTCTGTTTGCTGTTTGAAAGTAGTTTTGTTCTTGTTGTGTGATTATTTAGATTGATTTGCTTAGTTTTTGTACCAGATGAAGTCGAAAAATGTTGTCAGCATCAGATTATGATTTTTTCAGATGTTGTGTTGTTAGTTCAATTTGCTTGGATTTCTCTATGATTTGGTTAGTTTTTGTGTCAGAAGATGTCGAATATTGCCTAGGGATAATGATTTAGTTTGTATTGTGGTGTAAGTTGGTATTTTTGGCTAGAGAAAGAGGAAAACGATGTGGCATCGACGATTGTTATTGTTCACATGCATTTTAGGCGGTTTTCTATGATAGGTTGTAACAATATGTCGATAATAATTGGAAAGATTCCTCAAGTGAATCCCAAATCTCATTCAAAGTCTAGTTTTTTACATACTAAATTTGAGTATATGagatattaattttgtatttatctaCTACATCTGTTATAATATCCTTTAACTTGTAGATACAATTAGCTGTTATAAACACCagttacaatattttattaagtgccttttaattttttatttcttgtcaCAAATAAACTTACATACATGTTGTTTTTTgttagaaaacataaatttgaaaatttgaaaattgttttttaataattaaaaaaattgagctcAACTTTCATGGTTTGAactcaagttaaaattttttaaaaactattgctcaagttcaagctcaagcCATGATGACTTATTTTTGGGTTCGATCTAATCGAATTGAAGCACAAGCTATCTTAGATTGAATGGAGTCCTACTCCAACGAAAAACTAATAATGAATAGTGCAAGCAAGATATTAGTGTTTTGAAAACTGAAGGAGTTTAcgatattcattaaaaataatggGGCCTAATCGACTAGTTTGTTTAATATATCTGCTTTATCACCCTCCCCCTCATTTTCATCGTGTCTAACGGATTACGGATTCCTTTCTGATATTTtctgttttgaatatatatggTTTCCTAGAATATTTGTTTTCCCGTTAAGAATTATTGTGTATTTATTACGTAGATTCCTATTCcctcatttaattttttgtgcCTGTATAAATTGTATCATTCAGACAATTTAATAAATACCAAAAATACAatcctttttcatattttaacacTTTCCAAGAAAATTGGAAACAAAAATAGACTCCAGCACAgcgaaaaaaatataattttctcagTGGAAAATGGGTCTGTGGACTGTTCAGGTGAAGAACACAAGCTTAACACCTGTTTGGATGATGAGAAACTTGAAACCCAGCTCGGCAAATTTGGGAAAAGTTGGTGTTTTCGAGATCAGGCTTTTGAAAACCAGAGTGCTTTTTTCTTCTAACGTTTATCATCATTCTTTGCTTGTCAAAGCAATGGCTAAGAAGAATCACGACAACCCATctggtaattttgattttaaaattctgGGTTAGTTtccaattttgaattgaatgccaAATTTCTGGttaattttgtgtttgtgtGGTTTTGATGATGTGATTTTGTTGTGGTAGATTTTGCAAATTTTGAATCTTGGGGGTTTTCGGTTTGTGAAGATTGGAGGAATAGAATAAAGTAGagaaaagtaattttaaaaggagttcttttttttttttttaatgctgaTACAGTATTATACTTGCAGAATTGACATGATTGGATAACATGACTGAATTGTTgtaaagtagtttttttttttttacgaccGTTCAACTACACAGTTATATTGAGTGAATAATGGTGAAGTAGTTTTCTCTATAGCAGGCCATGTTGATTTGGCATAACGTATCCAGCATTCATGCTATAGTATAGTATAATTTTCCTTTCGCAATAAATTGTTGCTCTTGGAAGACTTTAACTTATTGGGCGTTAATAGTTGCTGTAAATTTTGAAACCTTTTGTGAAATTCTTAAAATTAGCACCTGGAATGTTGTCGGaaactgaaaatatataaatgttaattGATATATTAGTGATTTAACTTATtgcaatttttgttgttttagatTTTCCGTAGGTGAAGGTTGTGCATTTGGTGATGTTGATTGTTATTCCTAGTTGAAAAGCAATTGCTTTTGACACAATGCATGTCTGGCATAACGCACTAAAGCTGGTTAAAAAAGGAGCCATTAGCAACAATGATAGATTACAATCTTTAGTTGATGAGTGCTGCTATAGATGGGCCAAATGTGGAAAGGGAATTTTGGTTGTTTATATGAGAGATTGTGTGACATCTGTATGTGCAAGTTGTCTtcttttaaaaagaatttttctGCAGTCTATTGCAAAATCATCTTCAACTCCCTTGGtcttaatgttttaattttaggtTAAGTTCAGTCTTCAACTCCTTTttgaagtaaaattttaattgcccAGCGGTTTTCCTTTATTTGTCTAAAGAATCTGTCAAGAACTGAAAATTTGTATAGCTAACGGTGATGGGAATGGGATGGAATATGGAAAACTCTTTTCTTCTGTTAATGCAGCACAACACTCTTAAACTTGTAGGGAAGACTGTGTCCTTATTGTTTAAGGGAGGAAGTGTTTTCATTTGAACATGCAAGGCTTCTGTATTAGGAGTAAATAGTAGCTAATGGATCATTCAATCCTTGAATTGCTCTTTTAGAAATTAATTCCAATTCTCTTTGTACAAGAGAGGAGT
This is a stretch of genomic DNA from Mangifera indica cultivar Alphonso chromosome 11, CATAS_Mindica_2.1, whole genome shotgun sequence. It encodes these proteins:
- the LOC123228707 gene encoding probable serine/threonine-protein kinase At1g54610; this translates as MGCLCSKEAAPEDDVTADDRKKEFKIASVQLIAPAPSLQDESIARKSAAKEDSVVRRLREDSVGGGGRRGNVSARPSFKSGGGGGGGGGVASARPSLRANPSSVSVFLEDAEKKDWIVERPKRSYHQRSATMDAGASIAGVGGRSHILRPLLGAEGEQVAAGWPLWLASVAGEAIKGWVPRQADSFEKIEKIGQGTYSSVYKARDLETGKIVALKKVRFVNMDPESVRFMAREIYILRKVDHLNVIKLEGIVTSRMSDSLYLVFEYMEHDLAGLATTPGIKFNESQIKCYMQQLLRGLDHCHSRGVLHRDIKGSNLLINNDGVLKIGDFGLSTFFDPNRNQPLTSRVVTLWYRAPELLLGATEYGPAIDLWSAGCILAELFAGKPIMPGRTEVEQMHKIFKLCGSPSDKYWQKRKYVDATSFKPQQPYKRRLSETFRNFPHSALSLVDKLLSMEPEDRGSATSALNCEFFTTEPLPCDPSNMPKYPPSKELDARRRNMAEKRQREDPAKRCEPESIRQMSRDSHRPEFMAQGQSKTLSTRHKYNSQDDAGAGFPIDPPGGHMRKGYYQTSSVVHPIATRNKNASNRIGAELRSERSQHPQADASLRSNDRVFTREPVMGYVPKKNRIQYSGPLMPPGANMDDILKEHERQIQQAVRKARVEKSGTNKNNEVRDQTYNRGRYAQ
- the LOC123229471 gene encoding uncharacterized protein LOC123229471, which codes for MGLWTVQVKNTSLTPVWMMRNLKPSSANLGKVGVFEIRLLKTRVLFSSNVYHHSLLVKAMAKKNHDNPSGNGDREGDNLKRNNSSDNKSNDTASQKSHCINLDWREFRANLCSGTDYYQTPQHKNVQKFHWLF